Within Syntrophales bacterium, the genomic segment ATTCTGAAGAATTGCATCGACCTTCAGTTAGACAAAAAAGGTATGGGAGTGGTTGGGAACTATCCCAAAGAAGTCCTGCGGCGGGCTGTCTCTTATCTATACACCAAGGAAACAAAATCTTCATTCGAAATTGAGCGGGCGACACCGGATCAGAAACGAGCTGCACGATTTGTTGAGTTGCTCAGATTGGCAGATGACAGAGAGTTCTTCAACAAACCATCGTTGATAGAACTTCAGCAGGCAACAGTTGATGAACGTTTTACCAACGACGACTTTCGTACGGACCAGAACTACGTTGGACAAACAGTGAGTTTCGGTAATGCGCTGGTTCATTTTGTAGCACCCAAACCGGAAGATATTACGGAGCTCATGGATGGCATGTTCTATGCGTATAAGCGCATGATGTCTTCCGAAATCCATCCTGTCATCACTGCTGCAGCAATAGCATTCGGTTTCGTCTTTATGCATCCGTTTGATGACGGTAACGGACGCATTCATCGTTTTCTGATTCACAACATTCTGGCAAAAAGGCAGTTTACCCCGAAGGATTTCATCTTTCCGATCTCGGCTACCATGCTTCGCAAGATTAAGGAATACGACGAAACGCTGGAGCTCTTCTCAGGACATCTGTTACCATTAGTAGATTACGAACTGGACAGTGATGGAAGTATGGAGGTCAAGAATGAGACGGCAGCACACTACAAATATATCGACATGACTGCCATAGCCGAGCGCCTGTTTGGTTTTATCCAGGATACCATTGAGAATGAGCTCGTGTCAGAACTGGATTTTATTCTCGATTATGACAAGGCTAAACTTGCCATAAGGGACATCGTAGACATGCCGGATCGGCTCATCGATCTGTTTATTCGATTGTGCATTGAAAATAATGGCCGACTGCCAAAGAACAAGCGCAAGGCCAAGTTTGAACAGCTCACAGATAAAGAAGTTACCCAAATGGAAGAGTGCCTCCGCAACGCCTTTAACCGGACTGCGGCGGATGCTTGAAATAACCATATGACAGTATGCTAAATTGAAGACCTGCAAAAAATGTTTTAGAGAATTTGAAGAAGACGTTTTGAATATCAGCCCTGCGATGGAGTTGGTGGATTATTTGGATTCCCGTTTTCACGGAAATGACAGAGGGGAAACGGATATCGGTGAGGGTATAAACGATCTCTGCCCTGAATACAGGGAGGAGTCTGGAGTCATGAATCTGCAAACCAATATCATAACTTCTTTGTCAATTTTTGTGGTGTAGAGAGCTTCTTACGAAAGCAAAGACCGTAAGGATATTCTCTTAAAAAAACATTTTCCCGGGGTTCATAATTCCTGACGGATCAATGAGCTGGCTCTTCAATTTGCGCATAATTTCAAGGCTGTTACCGTGTTCCATGTCCATAAACTCTCTCTTGCCTATACCGACTCCATGTTCTCCCGTGCATGTCCCCTCAAATTCAAGGGCTTTTTTGACAATAAGACGATTTACCATTTCCACAGAATCCCATCTTTTCTCATCCTGAGGGTCATCCATTATCGCTACATGTATGTTGCCGTCACCCGCGTGACCGAAAACATAGGCATGAAAATCCCGAACCCTATCCTTAATAAATAACACCATATCACTGTAGCGGGAAAGAGGTACCGCAACATCCATAATTAACATTTCAAGACCGGGGTGGTTCCTTTTTATGGATTCTACAACCAGGTGTCGGATTTCCCATAACCGATTCCGTTCTTCCAGGCCAAGACCTTTATCTAAAAACAAGCAGTTATTCTCCCGACATATATCCTCAGCAAAATTCATCTCTTCTTCGAGTCCGCGTTCACTGTATCCATCAAACTCCATGAGAAGTGTGGGCTTTTCTTCCAGAGCAAGCTCACGGTCCTGGTTTATAACTTTCACAACTTCGGAATCGAGAAATTCCATTGCGGAAGGTGTAAGACCTGAAGACATAATTTGAAAAACCGTGGCCGTTGCATCCTTAATTGTAGGAAAAGTGGCCCTGACAGCCATGAAATTGACCGGCAGTCCCACCAGTTTCAGTGTTGCTTCGGTTACTACCCCCAACGTTCCTTCAGAACCGATAAAAAGGTGAACAAGGTCATACCCTGAAGAGCTTTTTCGCGCCCTGTTTCCTATTTTTAAAACATCTCCGTTAGGCATTACGACCACTAATCTCATGACACAGTCTTTTGTAGCACCATATTTTACTGTACGGATGCCACTTGCATTGTTTGCAATCATTCCTCCTATGGTTGCGGCGGCTCCCGGATCAGGAGGGAAAAATAACCCCAGGCGACCCAGATCTTTATTCAGTTCTTTATAAATAACACCGGGCTGAACATCCACTTGAAAGTCTTCCTGGCGAATGGCAAGTGTTTTATTCATTTCCTGAAAATCAAGAACAATTCCACCTTTAACGGGTATAGGATTCCCTTCGAGACTCGTCCCTGCGCCCCAAGGGGTTATCGGAATATTGTTTTCAAAGGCATATCTCACTATTCTGCTTACCTCATCTGTACTATGGGGCCACAGCACCACCTCGGGCAAACATGGTGAATGAAAAGATTCATCGTGAGAGTGTAATTCGCGGTTAGATATCCCCTGGGAAATCCTTTCTTTTTCCATAATTCCTTCAAGATACTTTATGTCCTTTTCGGAGATAAATTTTTGCTTTTCCATCATTTATCCTCACTATATTTTTGTGAATCCGGCGATAATTCCACACTTTTCCCAAAATGCCGGCATATCTGTACAGTGTTAACGATATGCGCAAAACCGAAAGCAAGGTTTTTCAACGATGCAAGATGGAGTTCCCGATTGGCGGTAGCCGTGGCATCGGCGGCGAAGAAAACCCGGTAATCGCGGACAAAGGCATCGCGGGCAGTAGTTTCGCAACAGCAATTTGTCATGACACCACATATTATCAGATCCTCAATACCCAAACCGCGTAATCGATCATCCAGATCTGTGTTAAAAAAAGCACTGTAGCGATTCTTGTCTATAACGGGTTCCTTTTCAGAAGGATTGAGTTCTCCGAGCAATTCCCATTCCGGCGATCCGTATTCAATCAAGTCTCCCCACCACTTTCCTAACATACCCCCATCTTTATCGGGTTGAAAATGACCATGACGGGTAAAAAAGATTTTCACACCTTTTTCCCTTCCCGTCTCAATCAAGGCAAGAAGGTTTTTCATAATGGGCTCAACCATAGTCCGAAAGTATTCCTGCACGTCAATTACCAGAAGCGCTGCTTTTTCTGCTACGGGTAATGCCTGACGGACATTATAATCTCGTATCTGTTCAAGATAGTCGTGTTCCATATTTACCCTTATCACTTCCTCATCACGCATCTATCTACTCTACTGGAAATATAACAGAGAATTTTTGATATTCCAAGAATTATAGTCTTGTGAAAAGTCATAAACTGCACCATTTGTCGTCCTGAACTCGTTTCAGGATCTCACTTGTTTCAGCATCTATTTATTTCAGTAAGTTAGAGACCCTGAAATAAATTCAGGGTGACAAAAAAGGACTTTTTGCGAACTTGTAAAGAATACAATTGAAGCTCCCATCAGCAAGCTGCTGGGAATCTTCGACTGTTAAGGAAAAATGTTGATTTTATTCGCTCGCTAACCCCGCCGCAAGCAGCGGGGAATGCGCTCGCTGTTCAGTTCAAATTTTGGTGAAATGAGGTTTTCTTTATAAGCGCGGTGATGGTATTATGAGGCACAGAGGCACAAAGAAAAAGATCAAGAAAAAGGAACCCCAGACCATAAAGCGTACGTTGAAATGGGCATCTCTTGTAGGAGCCCTGTCATTAATCCTGCTAATAGCGGGTTGTGGGAGAAAATCTTTTGTTCCTCCCGGCTTGCGCCCGGAAATGCCGAAAACAGGACTGGCCCGTATGGGCTATTCCATTCAGATAGGAGCCTTCTCAAATCTGGACAATGCTGTTCGGCTTACCAAGGCTTTAGAAAACCGTGAGTTAAACGCCTACTACTTTGCTCACAAAACAGGCATCTATAAGGTTCGTTTCGGTAATTTCCCCTCAAGACAGACAGCCCGCAGACAAGCTGAAAGTATCCGTGCAGCGGCAATTATAGATGAATATTACATCGTCAGTCCCAGTGACTATGCAGTAGTAAAAAAGCGAATTTATGCCAGCAGGTATCTCAGGAAAGAGCTGGTAGAAACAGCTGAGAGCTTTATCGGTCTCCCGTATCGATGGGGCTGTTCTTCAGTGGAAGAAGGGTTCGATTGCAGCGGATTAACTATGGCCGTTTATCAGTTGAATGGCCTGAATCTACCGCGTTCGTCAAAAGAACAACACAGGGCAGGTATTTACATCAAAAAAAATCAGATGAAGAGGGGCGATCTGGTCTTCTTTGCTACCTCCGGAAGCAAAAGAGTTTCGCATGTCGGTATATATACAGGCAACAATAAATTCATTCATGCACCGGGAAAGGGCAAAAAAATCCGTG encodes:
- a CDS encoding FAD-binding oxidoreductase; amino-acid sequence: MMEKQKFISEKDIKYLEGIMEKERISQGISNRELHSHDESFHSPCLPEVVLWPHSTDEVSRIVRYAFENNIPITPWGAGTSLEGNPIPVKGGIVLDFQEMNKTLAIRQEDFQVDVQPGVIYKELNKDLGRLGLFFPPDPGAAATIGGMIANNASGIRTVKYGATKDCVMRLVVVMPNGDVLKIGNRARKSSSGYDLVHLFIGSEGTLGVVTEATLKLVGLPVNFMAVRATFPTIKDATATVFQIMSSGLTPSAMEFLDSEVVKVINQDRELALEEKPTLLMEFDGYSERGLEEEMNFAEDICRENNCLFLDKGLGLEERNRLWEIRHLVVESIKRNHPGLEMLIMDVAVPLSRYSDMVLFIKDRVRDFHAYVFGHAGDGNIHVAIMDDPQDEKRWDSVEMVNRLIVKKALEFEGTCTGEHGVGIGKREFMDMEHGNSLEIMRKLKSQLIDPSGIMNPGKMFF
- a CDS encoding isochorismatase family protein — its product is MRDEEVIRVNMEHDYLEQIRDYNVRQALPVAEKAALLVIDVQEYFRTMVEPIMKNLLALIETGREKGVKIFFTRHGHFQPDKDGGMLGKWWGDLIEYGSPEWELLGELNPSEKEPVIDKNRYSAFFNTDLDDRLRGLGIEDLIICGVMTNCCCETTARDAFVRDYRVFFAADATATANRELHLASLKNLAFGFAHIVNTVQICRHFGKSVELSPDSQKYSEDK
- a CDS encoding Fic family protein — protein: MKNIEINPTEGLKPVGYSELVRRYSLDVIPHYVQSFIAEKGRRKAVIDKHRKTETYTKKYDPGDKLGNHLTFALKFEGINLEILDALFSVVDHKEIERFIKKTPTGKYARKIWFLYEFLVDKELDLEPSRVTNYVDLLDQSRYYTAKGIPHRRQKVTDNLLGNRRFCPMIRQTDILKNCIDLQLDKKGMGVVGNYPKEVLRRAVSYLYTKETKSSFEIERATPDQKRAARFVELLRLADDREFFNKPSLIELQQATVDERFTNDDFRTDQNYVGQTVSFGNALVHFVAPKPEDITELMDGMFYAYKRMMSSEIHPVITAAAIAFGFVFMHPFDDGNGRIHRFLIHNILAKRQFTPKDFIFPISATMLRKIKEYDETLELFSGHLLPLVDYELDSDGSMEVKNETAAHYKYIDMTAIAERLFGFIQDTIENELVSELDFILDYDKAKLAIRDIVDMPDRLIDLFIRLCIENNGRLPKNKRKAKFEQLTDKEVTQMEECLRNAFNRTAADA
- a CDS encoding NlpC/P60 family protein: MRHRGTKKKIKKKEPQTIKRTLKWASLVGALSLILLIAGCGRKSFVPPGLRPEMPKTGLARMGYSIQIGAFSNLDNAVRLTKALENRELNAYYFAHKTGIYKVRFGNFPSRQTARRQAESIRAAAIIDEYYIVSPSDYAVVKKRIYASRYLRKELVETAESFIGLPYRWGCSSVEEGFDCSGLTMAVYQLNGLNLPRSSKEQHRAGIYIKKNQMKRGDLVFFATSGSKRVSHVGIYTGNNKFIHAPGKGKKIRVSSLSSRYFETRYAGAKTFLR